Proteins found in one Pyrus communis chromosome 15, drPyrComm1.1, whole genome shotgun sequence genomic segment:
- the LOC137718340 gene encoding probable ubiquitin-conjugating enzyme E2 18 produces MTSSSSTSRKALSKIACNRLQKELVEWQVNAPAGFSHKVTDNLQRWVIEVTGAPGTLYANELYQLQVDFPEHYPMEAPQVIFVSPAPLHPHIYSNGHICLDILYDSWSPAMTVSSICISILSMLSSSTEKQCPADNDRYVKNCRNGRSPKETRWWFHDDKV; encoded by the exons ATGACTAGCTCCTCCTCCACTTCACGCAAG GCTTTAAGCAAGATCGCCTGCAATCGTCTGCAGAAAGAGCTGGTGGAGTGGCAGGTGAATGCTCCGGCAGGTTTTAGTCACAAAGTCACTGATAATCTTCAGAG ATGGGTAATCGAAGTCACCGGAGCTCCGGGAACTCTATACGCTAACGAATTGTATCAGCTCCAAGTTGATTTCCCCGAGCATTACCCCATGGAAGCACCACAG GTGATTTTTGTCTCTCCGGCTCCTCTGCATCCTCACATTTATAGCAATGGCCATATTTGTTTAG ACATTCTATATGATTCATGGTCCCCAGCCATGACGGTTAGTTCAATCTGTATCAGCATTCTGTCCATGTTATCGAGTTCCACGGAGAAG CAATGCCCGGCGGATAACGATCGATACGTGAAGAACTGCAGGAACGGCAGATCTCCCAAGGAGACGAGATGGTGGTTCCATGATGACAAAGTGTAA
- the LOC137718009 gene encoding BEL1-like homeodomain protein 3, protein MATYFQNLSNQNLLNPYQGDEKLPSYPEPPGNMMMYLNQTSYAAGSYSEVLSGGNFSPQKYADSDGGRSEMMFIPPTSDPVRDCNVGGESLIGKHSMQDHGLSLSLSTQIPQPVSLPSFQYQYPNSSLSSVLSNAPMIGKGEEYNQSEEFRNFESLASGLYGGGHEAVKTQAFYNPMCSSGSKEMHSEYVYDSLGSTNAMLSSKYLKAAQQLLDEVVNVKKALKQSRLDKNQSFKRSGSDGSKETDGNDQHLPRSSDPGESSTISSVELSAAERQDLQNKKTKLLTMLDEVDRRYKQYYHQMQAVVSFFDKVAGNGAAGPYTALALQAISRHFRSLRDAIKGQIQVTRKRLGEQDNSSDGQGSVIPRLRYVDQQLRQQRAFQQLGGLQHAWRPQRGLPESSVSILRAWLFEHFLLPYPKDSEKIMLARQTGLTRNQVANWFINARVRLWKPMIEEMYKEEFGDLDTDAKSSPENALKEAARVDLSASEDRKEELHESLISTTADSIEPGQMHDSKSGHSSTYDMPGLDHFAVGNDVSLALELRHCEEHDGFPPSTGSHVTVSDAAASLDCHYEDPEQQHLIQVWQYPRVT, encoded by the exons ATGGCTACGTATTTCCAAAATTTGAGTAATCAAAACTTACTGAACCCTTATCAAGGGGACGAGAAACTTCCCTCGTACCCCGAACCACCCGGAAACATGATGATGTATCTGAATCAGACTTCCTATGCCGCCGGATCCTACTCCGAGGTCTTGTCCGGTGGCAACTTCTCCCCTCAGAAATATGCTGACTCTGATGGGGGCAGGAGTGAAATGATGTTTATTCCGCCAACGAGTGATCCAGTCAGGGACTGTAACGTTGGCGGCGAGTCCTTGATTGGGAAACATAGTATGCAGGATCATGGATTGTCTCTTAGCCTTTCCACCCAAATTCCGCAACCAGTTTCTCTGCCTTCGTTTCAGTACCAATATCCGAATTCAAGTCTCTCTTCGGTTTTGAGCAATGCTCCAATGATAGGGAAGGGTGAGGAGTACAATCAGAGCGAGGAGTTTAGAAACTTCGAAAGCTTGGCATCGGGGTTATATGGAGGCGGCCATGAGGCTGTCAAAACACAGGCTTTCTACAATCCGATGTGTTCATCGGGATCCAAAGAAATGCATTCGGAATATGTGTATGACTCGCTAGGTTCCACGAACGCTATGTTAAGCTCTAAGTACCTCAAGGCCGCACAACAGTTGCTTGATGAAGTGGTCAATGTAAAAAAGGCTTTGAAGCAATCTCGATTGGACAAGAACCAAAGCTTTAAGCGTAGTGGATCAGATGGTTCCAAAGAGACTGATGGGAACGATCAACATTTACCGAGGTCATCAGATCCTGGTGAATCGAGCACCATTTCTTCTGTCGAGTTATCAGCAGCAGAACGGCAGGATTTGCAGAACAAGAAGACCAAACTTTTAACCATGTTGGATGAG GTAGATAGAAGATACAAACAATATTACCATCAAATGCAAGCTGTGGTGTCATTTTTTGACAAGGTGGCTGGGAACGGGGCTGCTGGACCGTACACTGCACTTGCTCTCCAAGCAATTTCCCGTCACTTTCGCAGTTTGCGTGATGCAATCAAGGGCCAAATTCAAGTGACGCGGAAAAGACTGGGAGAGCAAGATAATTCATCGGATGGTCAAGGATCAGTAATACCCCGCCTCCGCTACGTGGACCAGCAACTCAGACAACAGAGGGCATTTCAGCAGCTTGGTGGATTGCAGCATGCTTGGAGGCCTCAAAGAGGACTTCCGGAAAGCTCTGTTTCAATCCTTCGTGCTTGGCTGTTCGAACATTTCCTTCTTCC CTACCCAAAGGATTCAGAAAAGATTATGCTTGCAAGGCAGACAGGATTAACCAGAAACCAG GTTGCCAACTGGTTTATCAATGCAAGGGTACGGCTTTGGAAGCCCATGATTGAGGAAATGTACAAAGAAGAATTCGGTGATTTGGACACGGATGCGAAATCTTCACCAGAAAATGCACTCAAAGAAGCAGCAAGAGTTGATCTCTCAGCATCTGAGGACAGGAAAGAGGAGTTGCACGAAAGCCTGATATCCACAACTGCTGACAGCATCGAACCAGGGCAAATGCATGACTCGAAGTCGGGTCACAGTTCCACATATGACATGCCAGGGTTGGATCATTTCGCAGTTGGCAACGACGTGTCACTTGCATTGGAGTTGCGGCATTGCGAAGAGCACGATGGATTTCCTCCATCAACCGGATCCCATGTAACAGTTAGCGATGCGGCAGCTTCTTTGGATTGTCACTATGAGGATCCGGAGCAGCAACATTTGATTCAGGTTTGGCAATACCCACGCGTTACTTGA
- the LOC137718010 gene encoding BEL1-like homeodomain protein 11 yields the protein MVSQDSPPNPSSSIFHQFIISDSISAQNHHLETQHLDAYPPSFQTSTAVPQALGVLPGIHALGERMSRSVDLVQAPTGASVENQAQRLSLSLGSRMLVPSVQYRYNNFLIGEESGEACNPGVEHVGDEYCFMGGALASHSRALNRSCSTSYGAESVAAVIANSKYLKPAQSLLDEIVNIGGKLIDISNEKHVGKLYGEGRRGGMGLSSELRAELSCNAGLMNADKHELQARLANLITLLEQVEDRCGKYYHQMEQVISSFEMVVGEGAAKSYTALALKAMSRHFCSLRDAIVSHIYTEKRKLLQDVPKISSGLSQLNLFDKECRHKRMSLQQLGIFQSQRQAFRPIRGLPETSVAILRTWLFEHFLHPYPNDNEKLLLASQTGLSKNQVANWFINARVRLWKPMIEEMYKEEFGESSEDSNSLAAGSMTGEGNTDQTED from the exons ATGGTGTCACAAGACTCACCCCCAAATCCCTCCTCAAGCATTTTCCACCAGTTCATAATCTCAGACTCCATTTCTGCTCAAAACCATCATCTGGAAACCCAGCACCTTGACGCTTATCCGCCTTCGTTTCAAACTAGTACCGCAGTTCCACAAGCTCTCGGAGTCCTCCCCGGCATTCACGCCCTCGGCGAAAGGATGTCCCGCTCAGTAGACCTTGTTCAAGCTCCTACTGGCGCATCAGTGGAGAACCAAGCACAGCGGCTTTCGCTCTCCCTCGGTTCCCGCATGCTTGTTCCTTCTGTCCAGTACCGGTACAACAACTTCCTCATTGGGGAAGAATCAGGGGAGGCTTGCAACCCGGGAGTTGAGCACGTAGGCGATGAGTACTGCTTCATGGGCGGCGCACTTGCTTCGCATTCAAGGGCGCTGAATAGATCCTGCTCCACTTCTTATGGAGCAGAATCTGTAGCCGCTGTCATTGCGAATTCGAAATATCTTAAACCGGCTCAGTCCCTCTTGGATGAGATTGTTAATATTGGCGGAAAATTGATTGACATTAGCAATGAGAAACATGTTGGGAAATTGTACGGAGAAGGGCGGCGAGGCGGTATGGGGCTCTCCTCTGAGCTAAGAGCAGAGCTGTCTTGCAATGCCGGGCTCATGAACGCCGACAAACACGAATTGCAAGCTAGACTTGCAAACCTCATCACATTGTTGGAACAG GTTGAGGACAGATGTGGGAAGTACTACCATCAAATGGAACAAGTGATATCATCATTTGAGATGGTGGTAGGGGAAGGAGCAGCCAAGTCCTACACAGCTCTGGCACTCAAGGCCATGTCAAGGCATTTTTGCAGCTTGAGAGATGCCATAGTTTCACATATCTACACTGAGAAGCGAAAGCTGCTGCAAGATGTTCCGAAAATCAGCAGCGGGTTATCGCAACTGAACTTGTTTGATAAAGAGTGCAGGCACAAAAGAATGTCCCTTCAACAGCTCGGCATTTTCCAGAGCCAACGCCAAGCTTTCAGACCAATTCGTGGATTGCCAGAGACCTCTGTTGCGATTCTTCGCACTTGGCTTTTCGAACACTTCCTCCACCC TTACCCGAATGACAATGAAAAGCTGCTGTTGGCATCACAAACAGGGCTGTCCAAGAACCAA GTTGCGAATTGGTTCATAAACGCACGTGTCCGGCTGTGGAAACCTATGATTGAAGAAATGTACAAGGAAGAGTTTGGGGAGTCTTCAGAGGACTCTAACTCTTTAGCCGCCGGTTCCATGACCGGCGAAGGCAACACAGATCAGACAGAGGATTAA
- the LOC137717372 gene encoding basic blue protein-like — translation MAVGMHKILVIGIGIFVSCLLLQCEQVDAKEYVVGDEKRWSPDANLTQWTEGKKFKAGDVLVFKYNKDPFLMVAAVRDKYLFEKCDLYAGAINIYRSGNDHVALEKGTTYFAPYLTPYCENGMKLTIDVE, via the exons ATGGCAGTTGGAATGCACAAAATTTTGGTGATTGGAATCGGCATTTTTGTCAGCTGTTTGCTGCTCCAATGCGAACAAGTTGATGCAAAAGAATATGTAGTGGGGGATGAGAAAAGATGGAGCCCTGATGCTAACTTAACCCAGTGGACTGAGGGCAAGAAGTTCAAGGCTGGAGATGTTTTGG TTTTCAAATATAATAAAGATCCCTTTCTCATGGTAGCTGCTGTACGGGACAAGTATTTGTTCGAGAAGTGTGACTTATATGCCGGTGCGATAAACATATACCGTTCGGGAAACGATCATGTGGCATTGGAGAAGGGCACAACCTACTTCGCACCTTATCTGACTCCCTATTGTGAAAATGGAATGAAACTTACAATTGATGTGGAGTaa